The genomic segment TAGGGGCATATGCAAGCTCCAATACTAAGACTGTCAGCGATGTTTGTGAGAGACTTAAAACTCCCTGTCTTAACGGAGACTCTTCATCACCTGCACTTACTAGAAGAGGCCTTCAATGGTTTTTCAGGACAACGGGTGACGATGATTTATTCTCGATGCAACATGCAGAGTTCCTCAAATATCTAAACTCAACAAAGCCTGGATCTATAAGGACTGTCGCGATCCTCTATGAAGATAGCGAGTTCGGCTCTGCAACCGCTGAGGCCTGGAAAAAGTATATGGAGCAGGCAGGGTTTAAGGTAGTGGAGTCTATATCGTTTAGAAGTGGAACCCCAACACTTGATTCCGAGATTACTAGGTTGAAAGCGGCTAATCCAGACGTGCTCTTAGTAGCGGGGTATTTATCTGATGCAATATTGATCCAAAGGACTATGAAGAAGCTTGATTTTAATCCAAAAGCTGTTCTAGCACAGGATGCTGGTTATATAAATCCATCATATATAAGTGAGGTTGGCCCTCTAGGATACTATATATTTAGTAGGGAAGTATTTAACTGGGATCTCTTCGATAAGGTTCCAGGTTTGAAGGATGTTAATGATAGGTTTAAAGCAAAATACGGGATCGATATGGACGGGAGTATAGTGAGAAACTATGTAGCTGTATGGGTTCTATACTACGCCCTAGAAGAGGCTGGTAAGAAGGCTAGCCCCTCAGATCTTCAGGCATTTAGAGAAGCTCTTAGAGACGCTCTTAGGAATATAGATATTGGGAAGGGAGTTCTACCAGTTCCATGGGATGGTGTTAAGTTTGACGAGACTGGTCAGAATATAAGGGCTAAAGGGATCATTGTCCAGATGATGCCTGATGATGGGAAATACCATACAGTGTGGCCTAAGGAATACGCTACTAGAGATCCTATATTCCCCATGCCTAGATGGTCTGAAAGGAGCTAAACCATAGGTGATCTTTTTGGCTCTATCAACTGAAACCATTATAGCCCAGGTCATTGTTGATGGTATACTCAATGGCTGTCTATACGCCATAATAGCTATAGGCTTGGCAATGATATGGGGGGTTGTGGAGATAATAAACTTCGCCCATGGAGAAT from the Sulfolobales archaeon genome contains:
- a CDS encoding ABC transporter substrate-binding protein; its protein translation is MRGISRNIIIISLIAIIILAGIATYLVISTQRPAPVQRVSEIKVGIIQPLSGGLSTIGKYNLWGAQFAVDEINSRGGIKSLGGAKITLVVGDSAGDPSTAAREAERLIAVENVVAIIGAYASSNTKTVSDVCERLKTPCLNGDSSSPALTRRGLQWFFRTTGDDDLFSMQHAEFLKYLNSTKPGSIRTVAILYEDSEFGSATAEAWKKYMEQAGFKVVESISFRSGTPTLDSEITRLKAANPDVLLVAGYLSDAILIQRTMKKLDFNPKAVLAQDAGYINPSYISEVGPLGYYIFSREVFNWDLFDKVPGLKDVNDRFKAKYGIDMDGSIVRNYVAVWVLYYALEEAGKKASPSDLQAFREALRDALRNIDIGKGVLPVPWDGVKFDETGQNIRAKGIIVQMMPDDGKYHTVWPKEYATRDPIFPMPRWSERS